In one window of Crocosphaera subtropica ATCC 51142 DNA:
- a CDS encoding DUF1036 domain-containing protein, which translates to MRTRLIARCVTLFGMLFLLASSALPVYANPYRAAVRVIPTFVRMLRIRATLEENLGRSSTSTYRERYPEFNEVWVRNNTNEPLWVVVHYLGDYGWTTEGWIEVPSRSVVPVAATENRYILFYAENDQGKYWGGDIPVEICNCAMRPNSASPYGEYYTEYFFEEDLGEQFSTYTLTFR; encoded by the coding sequence GTGAGAACTCGATTAATAGCTCGTTGTGTGACACTTTTTGGAATGCTTTTCCTTCTGGCTAGTTCAGCTCTGCCAGTTTATGCTAATCCTTATCGAGCCGCGGTCAGGGTGATTCCCACTTTTGTGAGAATGTTGCGAATAAGAGCAACCCTTGAGGAAAATTTAGGTAGATCCTCAACATCCACCTACCGAGAGCGCTATCCTGAATTTAATGAGGTTTGGGTTAGAAATAACACCAACGAACCGCTTTGGGTAGTTGTTCATTACTTGGGGGATTATGGCTGGACAACTGAAGGATGGATTGAAGTGCCTTCAAGATCTGTTGTTCCTGTAGCCGCCACTGAAAACCGTTACATTCTTTTTTATGCTGAGAATGATCAAGGTAAGTATTGGGGTGGGGATATTCCTGTTGAAATTTGTAATTGTGCTATGCGTCCGAACAGTGCATCACCTTACGGTGAATATTACACTGAATATTTCTTTGAAGAAGATCTAGGTGAGCAATTCTCTACTTATACTTTAACTTTTCGTTGA
- a CDS encoding CopG family antitoxin — protein MSKSLPKMTNDQDVEKLLAEDLTEYLTPENFQKNFTPTTFEFAPKDATISLRLSKDLLEAVKKASGERGIGYQKFIRESIEKAIQDV, from the coding sequence ATGAGCAAATCTCTCCCCAAAATGACCAATGACCAAGATGTCGAAAAGTTGCTTGCAGAAGACTTAACAGAGTATCTCACTCCAGAGAATTTCCAGAAAAACTTTACACCGACTACTTTTGAGTTTGCTCCCAAAGATGCAACCATCAGCTTAAGGCTCTCAAAAGACTTACTCGAGGCAGTCAAGAAAGCTTCTGGTGAGCGCGGAATCGGCTATCAAAAGTTTATTCGGGAATCAATTGAAAAAGCCATACAAGATGTTTAA
- a CDS encoding BrnT family toxin, with translation MSIAVEGFDWEEGNETKCQKHGVTLEEIEGFFQTQIYVAPDIKHSQDEDRFLAVGRLPSGRPLFVAFTLRNNLIRPISARYMHEKEAQQYEQISPQNDQ, from the coding sequence ATGAGCATTGCTGTTGAAGGGTTTGATTGGGAGGAAGGAAATGAGACCAAGTGCCAGAAGCACGGTGTTACCCTAGAGGAGATAGAGGGATTCTTTCAGACACAGATATATGTAGCTCCCGATATCAAACACTCCCAAGACGAAGACCGATTCTTGGCAGTAGGTCGATTGCCATCTGGGAGACCCTTGTTTGTAGCTTTTACCCTACGCAACAATCTTATTCGCCCAATATCAGCTCGTTATATGCACGAGAAGGAGGCACAACAATATGAGCAAATCTCTCCCCAAAATGACCAATGA
- a CDS encoding DUF433 domain-containing protein: MISALNEQSSIIRTERGLTITGTRITLYDVMDYLKAQYPPKLIREKLGLNNKQICSALAYIETHRTEVEAEYQECLQTAAEIRQYWEERNRERFAKIASMPPKPGQEDLRAKLQAWKNRIERGRASSGYCPSNYIR, from the coding sequence ATGATTTCAGCATTGAATGAGCAATCCTCAATTATTCGTACTGAGCGTGGACTAACGATTACAGGTACACGCATCACTCTTTATGATGTAATGGATTACCTGAAAGCTCAGTATCCACCAAAGTTAATCCGTGAAAAACTCGGTCTCAACAATAAGCAAATTTGTTCAGCTTTAGCCTACATTGAAACTCATCGTACTGAAGTTGAAGCAGAATACCAAGAATGTCTGCAAACAGCAGCAGAAATTCGTCAATATTGGGAAGAACGCAATCGGGAACGATTTGCCAAGATAGCCTCGATGCCCCCCAAACCAGGTCAGGAAGACCTTCGTGCCAAACTTCAAGCATGGAAAAACCGCATTGAAAGGGGAAGAGCATCGTCAGGCTATTGTCCAAGCAACTACATCAGGTAA